A single genomic interval of Gemmatimonadota bacterium harbors:
- a CDS encoding site-2 protease family protein: protein MTILATLIVLGVLIFVHELGHFWAAKAMGVEVQRFSIGLGPKIFGVRRGETEYVIAAIPLGGYVKMGGMGDEVMEMIEGAEHRGSTTPPERAFDNKPIWARTVVISAGVVMNMLFAFFAHAGVAMVWGVQVEPSDADPRVEAVTAGGPAAAAGIESGDVFQEVGGVPVATWSEFVTEVEARPGERVEFEIRREGREIVRIAELDAREAVLEDGSRTEVGRLGVQRRLDYLRVGAVDAVVLGFRQTVAVTGVILSFLRDLFTGDVSPRDVGSIFTIGEASGQAAALGADSLIIFMAIFSVNLAILNLLPIPILDGGHLVFLAIEAVRGGRPLTARQRLRWSNVGFFVVLGLMAWALSNDVLRLLGI, encoded by the coding sequence ATGACCATCCTGGCGACGCTGATTGTACTCGGCGTACTGATATTCGTCCACGAACTCGGGCACTTCTGGGCCGCGAAGGCGATGGGCGTGGAAGTGCAACGCTTCTCGATCGGTCTGGGACCGAAGATCTTCGGCGTCAGACGCGGCGAGACCGAATACGTGATCGCGGCCATACCGCTCGGCGGCTATGTGAAGATGGGAGGCATGGGCGACGAGGTGATGGAGATGATCGAGGGCGCCGAGCATCGCGGATCGACGACGCCCCCGGAACGCGCCTTCGACAACAAGCCCATTTGGGCGCGGACCGTCGTGATCTCGGCGGGTGTCGTCATGAACATGCTCTTCGCCTTCTTCGCTCACGCCGGGGTGGCGATGGTCTGGGGGGTGCAGGTCGAGCCTTCCGACGCCGACCCGAGGGTCGAAGCCGTGACGGCGGGCGGACCTGCGGCCGCGGCCGGCATCGAGTCCGGCGACGTGTTCCAGGAGGTGGGCGGCGTCCCGGTGGCGACGTGGTCGGAGTTCGTCACCGAAGTGGAGGCCAGGCCGGGCGAGAGGGTGGAGTTCGAGATCCGACGCGAGGGCAGGGAGATAGTTCGCATCGCCGAACTGGACGCTCGGGAAGCCGTGCTCGAAGACGGGAGTCGCACCGAGGTTGGTAGACTCGGCGTACAGCGGCGCCTGGACTATCTGCGGGTGGGCGCCGTCGATGCGGTCGTCCTCGGATTCAGGCAGACGGTCGCCGTGACCGGAGTGATCCTGAGCTTCCTCCGCGACCTCTTCACGGGGGATGTCTCACCTCGCGACGTGGGGAGCATCTTCACTATCGGAGAGGCCAGCGGTCAAGCGGCCGCTCTCGGAGCGGACTCGCTCATCATCTTCATGGCGATCTTCAGCGTCAATCTCGCCATCCTGAATCTCCTGCCCATCCCGATTCTCGACGGCGGCCACCTGGTCTTTCTCGCCATCGAGGCGGTTCGTGGCGGCCGGCCTCTGACCGCGCGCCAGCGTCTGCGCTGGAGCAACGTCGGCTTCTTCGTCGTGCTTGGACTGATGGCCTGGGCTCTTTCGAACGACGTCCTCAGGCTGCTGGGGATATGA
- a CDS encoding HAMP domain-containing histidine kinase: protein MATAGVLVTLLFWYLIYTRGVARQAQEGAERLSQIFVEVQAGLTTDAEVQALLNLQTIVRESGLPLVLMGPGDSIQAVVNLPFEADRSTPEGRARIHEYVAGMDQRNPPVGDPDFQHIHYGETREVRDLRWIPVFQVVGLVLIGVVGFNLVSLQRRAESERAWTAMARELAHQLGTPLSSLAGWLEAIAIPVPERPGDLTDHEITAAIGEDVQRLERVSHRFELIGSTPELRPISVSELVCELESYLAVRIPHLGRGRVDLEVDVPPRLPVINGNKVLLVWALENVLKNALDALAGKGGGITVTARELGDRWISIRIQDTGGGVREDVRKRIFDPGVSTKQGGWGVGLALSRRIIRGVHKGRIELLEGFQSTTFQITLPVGRKDR from the coding sequence GTGGCAACGGCCGGCGTGCTCGTCACACTCCTCTTCTGGTATCTCATCTACACCCGCGGAGTCGCGCGCCAGGCCCAGGAGGGCGCCGAACGCCTCTCGCAGATCTTCGTCGAGGTGCAGGCCGGTCTCACTACCGACGCAGAGGTTCAGGCGCTCCTCAACCTCCAGACCATCGTGCGCGAGTCGGGGCTGCCGCTCGTGCTCATGGGGCCGGGCGACTCCATTCAGGCAGTGGTCAACCTCCCCTTCGAAGCCGACCGCTCGACCCCGGAAGGAAGGGCCCGCATCCACGAATACGTCGCCGGGATGGACCAGCGCAATCCGCCGGTCGGCGATCCGGATTTCCAACACATCCACTACGGCGAGACCCGGGAGGTGCGCGATCTCAGATGGATTCCGGTGTTTCAGGTCGTGGGTCTCGTGCTGATCGGAGTGGTGGGCTTCAATCTGGTGAGCCTCCAGCGCAGAGCCGAGAGCGAGAGGGCGTGGACCGCAATGGCGCGGGAACTGGCACATCAGCTCGGCACTCCTCTTTCGTCGCTCGCAGGCTGGCTCGAGGCGATCGCGATTCCCGTTCCCGAACGTCCCGGCGACCTCACCGATCATGAGATAACCGCCGCCATCGGGGAGGATGTCCAGCGGCTCGAGCGCGTGAGCCACCGCTTCGAGCTGATAGGTTCCACGCCTGAACTTAGGCCCATCTCGGTTTCGGAGCTGGTCTGCGAGCTCGAAAGCTATCTGGCCGTCCGCATTCCACATCTCGGGCGCGGAAGAGTCGACCTGGAGGTGGACGTACCGCCCAGGCTGCCCGTGATCAACGGCAACAAGGTGCTCCTGGTCTGGGCGCTCGAGAACGTGCTCAAGAACGCGCTCGACGCACTTGCCGGAAAAGGGGGCGGAATAACCGTCACAGCCCGCGAGCTCGGCGACCGCTGGATCTCGATTCGCATCCAGGACACCGGCGGCGGCGTCCGGGAGGACGTGCGCAAGCGGATTTTCGACCCTGGAGTCAGCACCAAGCAGGGGGGGTGGGGCGTGGGACTCGCTCTCTCCCGTCGCATAATCCGAGGGGTCCACAAGGGGCGCATCGAGCTCCTGGAAGGATTCCAGAGCACCACGTTCCAGATCACCCTTCCGGTCGGCAGAAAGGACCGTTGA
- a CDS encoding UvrD-helicase domain-containing protein yields MSGVAEPRGGDGSFPARLASLNEQQTEAVRHFEGPLLVVAGAGSGKTRVLTTRIAYLIRERGVHPARIMAVTFTNKAAGEMRSRVVDLLGEEPRGMWIGTFHAIGARLLRRHAALLGWTSDFTIYDADEQLRLVKEILKRVPKGGLVKASAVRGRVGELKQELLSVKEHLRAESDLTPGPSPLDTVSHTVLPLYEGALKERNAFDFDDLLLWPLRLFDAESEVLAEYRERFAFVLVDEYQDTSHPQFRFIDFIGRGHNNVMVVGDPDQAIYGWRGADVRNILDFERSWPGARKVVLERNYRSRERILQAANAVIRENIDRPEKNLRAARGGGIRVKLLQAYDDVAEAKWIARRIRDQALDDRLRTWRDFAVLYRTNAQARALESELILRKVPYQVVGGIRFYERREIQDVIAYLRLIANPSDVSAFSRAVGYPRRGVGVKSRARVVEWAAERGVSVLEAAARAQEIPFLGARPRLSLVRFAELVREHRRLAAGEDLSRLIQSVVDRVDMRGELRAEGPDGEDRARNVEELIAGAASFRVDDRDFEDGDPKLSVLAHFLQQVSLLADVDRHDSGDNSVSLMTLHNAKGLEFPVVFITGAEEGLLPLMRADDDFDQVEEERRLFYVGITRAEDELTVSWVRRRRRAGQYLDSTMSSFLLAIPSEDLRREKADSFGPASGYGGRSRYGAPGPGLFDRGPDGSGLRRGGVGRAGRSGRTGRRPGPFGSSGTSSSRRSPEPEDESQDAPRLVKGARVRHPTFGSGVVKALTGFGMNVTVEVEFDEVGRKLLDPRQAKLETDWP; encoded by the coding sequence TTGAGCGGAGTTGCCGAACCGCGCGGGGGCGACGGCAGCTTCCCGGCCCGCCTGGCATCCCTGAACGAACAGCAGACGGAGGCGGTGCGGCACTTCGAGGGACCTCTGCTCGTGGTGGCTGGCGCAGGCTCGGGCAAGACCAGGGTGCTGACCACGCGCATAGCCTACCTGATCAGGGAGCGAGGCGTTCACCCGGCGCGGATAATGGCGGTCACCTTCACGAACAAGGCCGCCGGGGAGATGCGTTCCCGCGTCGTGGACCTGCTGGGCGAGGAGCCGAGAGGGATGTGGATCGGCACGTTCCACGCGATAGGCGCCCGGCTTCTGCGCAGACACGCGGCTCTGCTGGGCTGGACCTCGGATTTCACGATCTACGACGCCGACGAGCAGCTCCGCCTGGTGAAAGAGATCCTCAAGCGGGTTCCCAAGGGCGGCTTGGTGAAGGCGTCGGCGGTCAGAGGGCGCGTCGGCGAGCTCAAGCAGGAACTGCTGAGCGTCAAGGAACATCTGCGGGCCGAGTCCGACCTGACCCCGGGACCGTCGCCTCTCGACACGGTGTCCCACACGGTGCTTCCGCTCTACGAAGGTGCGCTGAAAGAGCGAAACGCCTTCGATTTCGACGACCTTCTTCTCTGGCCGCTCAGGCTGTTCGACGCCGAGTCCGAGGTCCTTGCGGAATACAGGGAACGCTTCGCCTTCGTCCTGGTCGACGAGTACCAGGACACCAGCCACCCGCAGTTCCGCTTCATCGACTTCATCGGTCGCGGCCACAACAACGTCATGGTGGTGGGCGATCCGGATCAGGCCATATACGGTTGGCGCGGGGCGGACGTGCGCAACATCCTCGATTTCGAGAGATCCTGGCCTGGAGCGCGCAAGGTTGTTCTGGAAAGGAACTACCGCTCGCGCGAACGCATCCTCCAGGCGGCCAACGCCGTGATCCGGGAGAATATCGACCGACCCGAGAAGAACCTTCGTGCCGCTCGCGGCGGCGGCATCAGGGTCAAGCTCCTGCAGGCGTACGACGACGTAGCCGAGGCGAAGTGGATCGCGCGTCGCATACGTGATCAGGCGCTCGACGATCGTCTGCGCACATGGCGCGACTTCGCCGTCCTCTACCGGACGAACGCACAGGCCCGGGCGCTCGAATCGGAGCTCATCCTGCGCAAGGTCCCGTACCAGGTCGTGGGCGGAATTCGCTTTTACGAACGCCGCGAGATACAGGACGTGATCGCCTACTTGCGGCTCATCGCGAACCCTTCCGACGTTTCCGCCTTTTCGCGTGCGGTCGGCTACCCCAGGCGCGGCGTGGGTGTCAAGAGCCGCGCGCGTGTGGTCGAGTGGGCTGCGGAGCGGGGCGTCTCCGTGCTCGAGGCGGCTGCTCGGGCGCAGGAGATACCATTTCTCGGGGCTCGGCCCCGGCTCTCTCTCGTTCGCTTCGCCGAGCTCGTCCGGGAGCACCGCCGGCTCGCCGCGGGCGAAGACTTGTCGCGCCTCATCCAGTCGGTAGTCGACAGGGTGGACATGAGGGGAGAGCTGCGCGCCGAAGGTCCCGACGGAGAGGACCGGGCCCGCAACGTGGAAGAGCTGATCGCCGGAGCGGCCTCTTTCAGGGTGGACGATCGCGATTTCGAGGACGGCGATCCGAAGCTCTCGGTGCTCGCGCACTTCCTGCAGCAGGTCTCGCTGCTCGCCGACGTGGACCGGCACGACTCGGGCGACAACAGCGTGAGCCTGATGACCCTCCACAACGCGAAGGGACTCGAGTTCCCTGTCGTCTTCATCACCGGAGCCGAAGAGGGACTCCTGCCGCTGATGCGGGCCGACGACGATTTCGACCAGGTCGAGGAGGAACGTCGGTTGTTCTACGTGGGGATCACGCGGGCCGAGGACGAACTTACCGTCTCGTGGGTTCGGAGACGCAGGCGAGCCGGCCAGTACCTGGACAGCACGATGTCGAGCTTCTTGCTTGCGATCCCTTCCGAAGACCTTCGGCGGGAGAAGGCGGACTCTTTCGGCCCCGCGTCGGGCTACGGCGGCAGGTCCCGCTACGGCGCACCCGGTCCGGGCCTGTTCGACCGGGGACCTGACGGATCCGGTCTCCGGCGGGGCGGGGTCGGGCGGGCCGGCCGCAGCGGAAGAACCGGCCGCCGGCCCGGCCCGTTCGGAAGCAGCGGAACTTCCTCGTCGCGCCGGTCACCGGAACCCGAGGACGAGAGTCAGGACGCCCCCAGGCTCGTCAAGGGAGCGCGAGTCCGGCATCCCACCTTCGGGTCCGGCGTGGTGAAGGCTCTGACCGGCTTCGGCATGAACGTCACGGTCGAGGTCGAGTTCGACGAGGTCGGCCGGAAGCTGCTCGATCCGCGTCAGGCCAAGCTCGAAACCGACTGGCCCTGA
- the frr gene encoding ribosome recycling factor: MTEEIVEETRERMESALIALKREFTSVRTGKAAPSLLDQVRVEAYGSLMPLSQLGTVTAPDATLLVVQPFDKSVIDEIAKAIQMSDLGLNPANDGVVIRVPIPPLTEERRREYARVLHRMAEDGRISLRQARKAGRDFVGALLKEHEIGEDEGRRAQQTLDDLTREYAGKVDEMLKLKEAEVMAI; this comes from the coding sequence ATGACCGAAGAGATTGTCGAAGAGACCCGCGAACGCATGGAGTCCGCGCTCATCGCGCTCAAGCGGGAGTTCACCTCCGTCCGCACCGGCAAGGCCGCTCCGTCTCTTCTGGATCAGGTGCGGGTCGAGGCCTACGGCTCGCTGATGCCCCTGTCGCAGCTCGGCACGGTCACGGCTCCCGACGCGACCTTGCTCGTCGTCCAACCCTTCGACAAGTCCGTGATCGATGAGATCGCGAAGGCCATCCAGATGTCCGACCTCGGTCTGAACCCCGCCAACGACGGTGTCGTCATTCGGGTCCCCATCCCGCCGCTCACCGAGGAACGCCGCCGCGAGTACGCCCGCGTGCTGCATCGCATGGCCGAGGACGGAAGGATTTCCCTGCGCCAGGCCCGAAAGGCGGGCCGCGATTTTGTCGGCGCCCTGCTCAAGGAGCACGAGATCGGCGAGGACGAAGGCCGCCGCGCCCAGCAGACGCTTGACGATCTGACGAGGGAGTATGCGGGCAAGGTCGACGAGATGCTCAAGTTGAAGGAAGCGGAGGTGATGGCCATATAG
- the dxr gene encoding 1-deoxy-D-xylulose-5-phosphate reductoisomerase: MAVKRIRILGSTGSIGLSALAVISRHPEHFRVVGISAHRDADALAEQRASLGRPPVVLADTGAELPAGETASAAEGQGWSVGREALIEMAAAPGADIVLNAIVGAAGLEPTLAALEAGHTVALANKESLVAGGDLVLDAAKRGGGAIIPVDSEHSAILQCIEGKSPASVAALTLTASGGSLRDRSATSTAGATVEEALDHPTWSMGAKITIDSATLANKALEVIEAHVLYRVPYGSIRAVIHPQSIVHSFVEFVDGSVLAQLGLPNMESPILYALHFPNRVPDRELRTFDPVASSPLTFEEIDPVRYPLFGLGRSAGEAGGSAPAAFNAANEVAVRAFLGGKARFGEIVEVVAFTLDAIGYRPTKSLEDVLAADAEARRIAESRLRTIKATRS, translated from the coding sequence ATGGCTGTGAAGAGAATCCGGATTCTCGGTTCGACCGGTTCGATCGGACTGAGCGCTCTCGCGGTGATCTCTCGCCATCCCGAGCACTTTCGGGTGGTAGGCATCTCCGCCCACAGGGACGCGGACGCCTTGGCCGAACAAAGGGCTTCCCTGGGGAGGCCTCCGGTGGTCCTTGCGGACACGGGCGCCGAACTCCCCGCAGGGGAAACGGCCTCCGCCGCCGAAGGGCAAGGTTGGAGCGTCGGCAGGGAAGCTCTGATCGAGATGGCGGCCGCGCCGGGAGCGGACATCGTCCTCAACGCCATAGTCGGCGCCGCAGGGCTGGAACCCACTCTGGCGGCGCTCGAAGCCGGGCATACCGTGGCGCTCGCCAACAAGGAGTCGCTTGTAGCCGGGGGCGATCTCGTTCTCGACGCCGCCAAGCGGGGGGGGGGCGCGATCATACCGGTGGATTCCGAGCATTCGGCCATCCTGCAGTGCATCGAGGGCAAGAGCCCGGCGAGCGTCGCGGCCCTGACCCTCACAGCCTCGGGCGGGTCTCTCCGGGACCGGTCGGCAACTTCGACGGCCGGGGCGACCGTGGAAGAGGCGCTCGATCACCCGACCTGGAGCATGGGCGCGAAGATCACCATCGACTCCGCCACCCTGGCGAACAAGGCGCTCGAGGTCATCGAGGCCCACGTTCTCTACCGGGTGCCGTACGGCTCCATCCGGGCGGTGATCCACCCGCAGTCCATCGTGCACTCCTTCGTGGAGTTCGTCGACGGCTCGGTTCTCGCCCAATTGGGTTTGCCGAACATGGAGTCGCCCATACTCTACGCGCTCCATTTCCCGAATCGAGTTCCCGACCGCGAGCTCAGGACCTTCGATCCGGTGGCGAGTTCACCGCTCACCTTCGAGGAGATCGATCCGGTCAGGTACCCGCTCTTCGGCCTCGGGCGGAGCGCGGGAGAGGCGGGAGGTAGCGCGCCGGCAGCCTTCAACGCGGCCAACGAGGTCGCGGTGCGCGCCTTCCTCGGTGGCAAGGCCCGGTTCGGAGAGATCGTCGAGGTGGTGGCGTTCACGCTCGACGCCATCGGGTACCGTCCCACGAAGAGTCTGGAGGACGTGCTGGCGGCGGATGCCGAAGCCCGACGCATTGCCGAGAGCCGACTACGAACCATTAAGGCAACAAGGAGCTAG
- the serS gene encoding serine--tRNA ligase has protein sequence MLDIRRLRSDPDGVKEALGRRDPAFGDLVDRTLDLDREWRSLLAEVNSLKAERNRASKLIGELRRRGEDASELIVKMRTTGDLISRLDVRIRDLEGEIRAIMLTIPNTPLDAVPPGGEGEGVVLREWGEPRVGELRPHWQVGEPLGLDLARGSRVSGSGFPVLGGGLARLQRALISYFIDVHVREHGYTELRIPYLVTTETMTGTGQLPKFNDESYATERDDLWLIPTAEVPVTNLHRGELLAATELPVRYVAYSPCFRREAGAAGKDTRGLLRVHQFDKVELVRYETPEASPDALDLIVRQAEILLERLGVRYRRVLLPGGDLGASGAMTYDLEAWAPGVERWLEVSSCTTFTDYQARRANLRYRERQGEPPHYLHTLNGSALALPRVMAVLLEQGQRADGTVELPAVIHPYFGADVLGPSHRLP, from the coding sequence ATGCTCGACATAAGGCGCCTCCGTTCCGACCCGGATGGAGTGAAGGAGGCACTCGGCAGGCGCGACCCGGCGTTCGGCGACTTGGTCGACCGGACACTCGATCTCGACCGCGAATGGCGCAGCCTCCTCGCCGAGGTCAACTCGCTGAAGGCCGAGCGCAACCGGGCATCCAAGCTCATCGGCGAGCTCAGGCGGAGGGGAGAGGACGCGTCCGAGCTGATCGTGAAGATGCGCACCACCGGCGATCTGATCTCCCGTCTCGACGTCCGCATCCGCGACCTCGAGGGCGAGATCCGCGCGATCATGCTCACCATTCCCAACACGCCGCTCGACGCCGTTCCGCCCGGGGGTGAAGGCGAGGGAGTCGTGCTCAGGGAGTGGGGTGAACCCAGGGTCGGCGAGCTCAGACCGCATTGGCAGGTCGGAGAACCCCTGGGGCTCGACCTGGCTCGGGGATCGCGGGTGAGCGGATCGGGATTCCCGGTACTCGGAGGCGGCCTCGCCCGTCTCCAGCGCGCCCTTATCTCCTACTTCATCGACGTGCACGTTCGTGAACATGGGTACACCGAGCTGCGCATCCCCTATCTGGTGACGACCGAGACGATGACCGGCACCGGGCAGCTCCCCAAGTTCAACGACGAATCCTACGCCACCGAGCGCGACGATCTCTGGCTCATCCCGACCGCCGAGGTGCCCGTCACCAACCTCCACCGAGGCGAGCTCCTCGCGGCGACGGAGCTTCCGGTCCGCTACGTGGCCTACTCGCCGTGTTTTCGCAGGGAGGCGGGCGCCGCCGGCAAGGACACGAGAGGGCTGCTCCGCGTTCACCAGTTCGACAAGGTCGAGCTTGTGCGCTACGAGACTCCGGAGGCGAGTCCGGACGCCCTCGATCTCATCGTGCGTCAGGCCGAAATCCTCCTTGAGAGGCTCGGCGTCCGCTACCGCCGCGTCCTTCTGCCCGGCGGGGATCTGGGGGCCAGCGGCGCGATGACCTACGACCTGGAGGCCTGGGCGCCCGGCGTGGAACGCTGGCTGGAGGTATCGAGCTGCACGACCTTCACCGACTATCAGGCGCGCCGGGCGAATCTGCGTTACCGCGAACGGCAGGGTGAACCGCCGCACTACCTGCACACCCTCAACGGTTCGGCGCTCGCACTGCCCCGGGTCATGGCGGTGCTGCTGGAACAGGGGCAGCGAGCGGACGGCACGGTCGAGCTCCCGGCGGTCATTCACCCGTACTTCGGAGCGGACGTCCTGGGGCCGTCCCACCGACTCCCTTGA
- a CDS encoding phosphatidate cytidylyltransferase — protein MESSQIGKPAGDEARLWERTLVAVIAVLVALTVLRLGGWWLGLAVGALAALGTLEVYRIGALALGVTGVPRLAGAVTAALLPLAAVRADGFAEFAPVAFSLIAALTLISLVRAVAGGLPAAPGLGGASLTVLGVLWVGAPFALGLLLHGLPVDAGWNAAGRAVVDGAGDGGSARSTWLFGSAEAWSGLVVLLFPLGATWISDTAAFFGGRRFGRRKLAPRLSPDKTWEGSFSGMAGALAAALGWGWLCAPLLPGLEIEIWAVALAGAVTGVMIQLGDLTESVFKREAGVKDSGTFFRAHGGVLDRVDSLLFSLPTGYLCFVAFEWL, from the coding sequence ATGGAGTCCTCGCAAATCGGCAAGCCGGCCGGCGACGAAGCCAGGCTCTGGGAGCGGACGCTGGTCGCCGTCATCGCCGTTCTCGTGGCGCTCACGGTCCTGCGTCTGGGCGGCTGGTGGCTGGGCCTCGCGGTCGGTGCGCTGGCCGCGCTCGGCACTTTGGAGGTCTACCGGATCGGGGCGCTCGCGCTGGGCGTGACCGGAGTGCCGCGACTTGCGGGTGCCGTTACGGCGGCTCTGCTGCCGTTGGCCGCGGTCCGTGCCGACGGTTTCGCCGAGTTCGCTCCGGTCGCGTTCTCCCTGATAGCCGCACTCACTCTGATCTCCCTCGTTCGCGCCGTCGCAGGCGGTCTGCCGGCGGCACCGGGACTTGGCGGTGCGTCCCTCACCGTTCTGGGCGTACTCTGGGTCGGGGCGCCGTTCGCCCTGGGCTTGCTCCTGCACGGCCTGCCGGTCGATGCGGGTTGGAACGCCGCAGGGAGGGCCGTCGTCGATGGAGCGGGAGACGGCGGGAGCGCCCGGTCGACATGGCTCTTCGGCTCCGCTGAAGCCTGGAGCGGGCTGGTGGTCCTGCTTTTCCCACTCGGTGCCACGTGGATCAGCGACACCGCCGCTTTTTTCGGTGGACGGCGGTTCGGTCGCCGGAAACTGGCTCCCCGGCTCTCGCCCGACAAGACCTGGGAGGGATCGTTTTCGGGAATGGCGGGCGCCTTGGCCGCGGCGTTGGGCTGGGGTTGGCTGTGCGCGCCGCTGCTCCCGGGTCTGGAGATCGAGATCTGGGCCGTCGCGCTGGCCGGCGCCGTCACGGGCGTGATGATCCAGTTGGGCGACCTCACCGAGTCGGTATTCAAGCGGGAGGCGGGCGTCAAGGACTCGGGCACCTTCTTCAGGGCTCACGGCGGCGTCCTGGATCGAGTCGACTCGCTTCTCTTCTCGCTTCCCACCGGCTACCTCTGTTTCGTGGCTTTCGAATGGCTGTGA
- the uppS gene encoding di-trans,poly-cis-decaprenylcistransferase produces the protein MENPDALARLRSGGPVPRHVAIIMDGNGRWANDRGLVRFEGHRRGVRAVREVVEGSVQAGIEVLTLFAFSTQNWERPEREVGALMRLLRHYATREIGMLRENGVRTRVLGEIDRLEERTRRAVVELQEATRDCDRLGLNLMVSYSGREELVRAARRIARRAARGEISPDEVDEAELSAGLFTTGLPDPDLLIRTSGEYRLSNFLLWQLAYTELFVSPVLWPDFTRADLFAAFLDYQRRERRFGRVAG, from the coding sequence ATGGAGAACCCCGATGCCCTTGCTCGCCTCCGTTCCGGAGGCCCCGTGCCACGACACGTGGCCATTATCATGGACGGCAACGGTCGCTGGGCGAACGATCGCGGTCTGGTTCGCTTCGAGGGGCACCGCCGGGGCGTGCGCGCTGTTAGAGAGGTCGTCGAGGGCAGCGTGCAGGCCGGTATCGAGGTGCTGACTCTCTTCGCCTTTTCGACCCAGAATTGGGAGCGTCCCGAGCGCGAGGTCGGGGCCCTGATGCGTCTCCTGCGCCACTACGCGACACGAGAAATCGGCATGCTCCGCGAGAACGGCGTTCGCACGCGCGTGCTTGGAGAGATCGACCGGCTCGAAGAGCGCACCCGGCGGGCCGTGGTCGAGCTCCAGGAGGCCACCAGGGACTGCGACAGGCTCGGACTCAACCTTATGGTGTCTTACAGCGGCCGCGAGGAGCTGGTGCGAGCCGCGCGCAGGATCGCCCGCAGGGCGGCTCGGGGCGAGATCTCGCCCGACGAGGTGGACGAGGCCGAGCTCTCCGCAGGGCTCTTCACCACAGGACTCCCCGACCCCGACCTGCTCATTCGCACTTCGGGCGAGTACCGACTGAGCAATTTCCTGCTCTGGCAGTTGGCCTATACCGAACTCTTCGTCTCGCCCGTGCTTTGGCCGGACTTCACCAGAGCCGATCTCTTCGCCGCGTTCCTGGACTATCAGAGACGCGAACGGCGTTTCGGCAGGGTGGCCGGCTGA
- a CDS encoding UMP kinase, whose product MNRRSAETPAPRYGRILVKLSGEALAGEGGFGIDPETVSNLVREIREIHSLGASLSVVIGGGNIVRGAVASQKGMDRVQADYMGMLATVINALALQDLLEREGVETRVMTAIRMEEVAEPYIRRRALRHMEKGRVVIFAAGTGNPYFSTDTAAALRAIEMESDVIIKATKVPGIFSDDPVKNPDAEFIPAISFREVFTRGLGVMDAAAIALSQENDLPVIVLSMEVPGAMAAAVRGERVGSLMS is encoded by the coding sequence GTGAATCGCCGGTCCGCCGAAACGCCCGCACCTCGATACGGTCGGATCCTCGTCAAGCTGTCGGGCGAGGCGTTGGCGGGCGAAGGCGGCTTCGGTATCGATCCGGAAACGGTGTCGAACCTCGTCCGCGAGATCAGGGAGATCCACTCGCTCGGGGCTTCTCTCTCGGTGGTCATCGGCGGAGGCAACATCGTTCGCGGCGCGGTCGCGTCCCAGAAGGGGATGGACCGGGTGCAGGCCGACTACATGGGCATGCTCGCCACCGTGATCAACGCGCTGGCTCTGCAGGATCTTCTGGAGCGCGAGGGCGTGGAAACCCGCGTCATGACCGCGATCCGCATGGAGGAGGTCGCCGAGCCGTACATCCGGCGCCGAGCCCTGCGCCACATGGAGAAGGGAAGGGTGGTGATCTTCGCCGCCGGTACGGGCAATCCCTACTTCTCCACCGACACCGCAGCGGCGCTCCGGGCGATAGAGATGGAGTCCGACGTCATCATCAAGGCCACCAAGGTGCCCGGCATCTTCAGTGACGACCCGGTCAAGAACCCGGATGCCGAGTTCATCCCGGCGATCAGCTTTCGGGAGGTGTTCACCCGCGGACTGGGAGTCATGGACGCCGCCGCGATCGCCCTTTCCCAGGAGAACGACCTGCCCGTGATCGTGCTCAGCATGGAGGTGCCGGGGGCGATGGCCGCCGCCGTGCGAGGCGAACGGGTCGGAAGTCTGATGTCGTGA